TGCGCGCGCTGCGCGAGGCGCTCACCGATGGTGAGGATGGCCCCTTGCCGAGACAAAAACTGAGCCGTCCACATTCTTTAGAAACGAGACAGGTCGCTCGATGGCTTCAGACTTGGTCTTGTGGGCGCGGGTATTCCCGTGCGGTGGGTGTCGATGAGTCGTCCCCAGTTTGTGCCGAAGAGGATCAATAGTGCTCCGGTGACGCCGATGGGGGTAAGGGGGTCGTGAGCCAAGAGCACTCCAATCGCCGCGGCCCAAAGCGGTTCAGTTCCCAAAAGCAGGCTTACCCTGGCTGGCGAGGTGCGCCGGACTGCCCATATCTGGATGAAGAAGGCGAAAACAGTGCAGACAAGCGCAAGATAAATCGTCAGGATCCATGATTGTGTGCTCATCTGCGCGGCGACTTCGCTGACTCCTCGTCCAGAGATCTGTGAGAGGACCGTGAACACGACTAGGCCAGTGCAGAGCTGCACGAGCGTGACTGAACCGTTCCGAGTTTCATGCCGGCTTCATGGTTGAGGTGTCGCCGGCTGGGACCCCTGGGTTTGAGCGTAGTAGGCGCTCTCGTATTCCTCGGGCGGGACGTAGTCCAGAACGCTGTGCAGTCGGCGGTTGTTGAACCAGTCGACCCACTCCATCGTGGCGTACTCGACGTCGTCGATGATGCGCAGCGGGCCGGACAGGAAGGGGCTGCCGCGGCCGACGGCTTCGGTCTTGAACAACCCGATCGTGGTCTCGGCCAACGCATTGTCATAGGCGTCGCCGACGCTGCCAATGGACGCCGCGATCCCCTCCAGCACAAGCGTTTCCGCGAATGCGATCGACGTATATTGCGACCCGGCGTCGCTATGATGAATCAGTCCAGCAGTCACTCGGTGATCGGCGTGATCACGCCGCCACAGCGCCATCTTCAACGCTGTTGTCACCATCGCGGTGTCCTTCACGGTGACGGCATGCCAGCCCACGATGGCCCGCGAGAAGCAGTCGATCACGAACGCCACGTAGACGAACCCCGACCACGTTCGGCAGTAGGTGAAGTCGGTGACCCATTTTCGATTCGGCATCACCGCGGTGAAGTCGCGGTCCAGCAGATCCGGTGCCCGACGAGAGTCCTTGCCGCCGGGGATCGTGGTGCGGTGCTTGCGACCCCTGACCACCCCGGACAGGCCCTCATCACTCATCAGCCGGTCCACGGTGCACGCCGCCACCTGATGACCCTGGCGGCGCAGATGTGCCGTCATCTTCCGACGCCCGTACAAGCCCTCCGGCGTCCCGACAGTGGCACGCAACGCATCAGTCAGCTCGGCGTCAGTGATCGTGCGCGCTGACGGCGCGGCCTTCTTCCAATGTCGATACGTGCGTCCGGCGACCGCCACACCCTGCTCAGTGAGCACGCGGCAGATCGACTCGACCCGGAACTTTCGTGCACGCATCTGATCGATGAACGAACAGATCAACGGTGGCGAGGGTCGAGTTCCCTCGCGAAGAAAATCGAAGCCGCCTTCAGAATCTCGTTTGCTTCCTTGAGATCTCGATTCTCACGC
Above is a window of Mycolicibacterium aromaticivorans JS19b1 = JCM 16368 DNA encoding:
- a CDS encoding DMT family transporter, coding for MQLCTGLVVFTVLSQISGRGVSEVAAQMSTQSWILTIYLALVCTVFAFFIQIWAVRRTSPARVSLLLGTEPLWAAAIGVLLAHDPLTPIGVTGALLILFGTNWGRLIDTHRTGIPAPTRPSLKPSSDLSRF
- a CDS encoding IS3 family transposase (programmed frameshift), with protein sequence MSKHYPVEQRERAVKMVLDHLGEYRSVYAAAQAIGPKVGVGPETLRKWVLQAQVDAAQSPGVTTAEQQRIKQLERENRDLKEANEILKAASNFLREGTRPSPPLICSFIDQMRARKFRVESICRVLTEQGVAVAGRTYRHWKKAAPSARTITDAELTDALRATVGTPEGLYGRRKMTAHLRRQGHQVAACTVDRLMSDEGLSGVVRGRKHRTTIPGGKDSRRAPDLLDRDFTAVMPNRKWVTDFTYCRTWSGFVYVAFVIDCFSRAIVGWHAVTVKDTAMVTTALKMALWRRDHADHRVTAGLIHHSDAGSQYTSIAFAETLVLEGIAASIGSVGDAYDNALAETTIGLFKTEAVGRGSPFLSGPLRIIDDVEYATMEWVDWFNNRRLHSVLDYVPPEEYESAYYAQTQGSQPATPQP